A window from Megalobrama amblycephala isolate DHTTF-2021 linkage group LG9, ASM1881202v1, whole genome shotgun sequence encodes these proteins:
- the LOC125274686 gene encoding perforin-1-like — translation MGHYQTYLVVFWALLLMTISGEDDTGASEDCENAPFVPGYNLAGEGFDVVTMERKGSYVINMEKWDLGNGTCKLHKNSYMNEIKQKLPAAVVDWRTLPKCSMKVASQIFESSEALVNDSSSALSVDWKVGLDVKVAGAAVGSTHSREAKFALTKSKEDKYSFTKHEVTCSFYRYRIAEKPPLNTEFLKAIKSLPASYNPDAYRNLITTYGTHYIKDVKLGGQMKAITAFKTCQATVSGLTDTAVKDCLDVEASGSYNVATVKVESHFCQEQKRKMGTNQKFSTMFNERQTEIIGGNINGEDLLFSGSSHPNSLKNWLESLKSLPDIVHYSLKPLHFLLNTEHPARKGLKRAVEEYIIENALMKVCSEPCKIGRKSSARDRCACVCEGSQIIKSNCCPAEKGLATLKVYSLRAKDLYGDVITKTDGYVLVKYGTQEKRTETIDDNNDPSWPETFEFGPIKISMADKLTFEVYDADSYWNNDLLGSCSFDLRSGVVHDTCVFKYGTFFFTYEVKCAPSLQGPECNEHKASPMAAHLADIFSSRNGVLVKDMPRLESAHNFSIKFKSTYGKWIKL, via the exons ATGGGGCACTACCAGACTTACCTTGTTGTTTTCTGGGCATTGCTTCTCATGACCATTTCTGGAGAGGATGACACAGGTGCATCAGAAGATTGTGAGAATGCTCCCTTTGTTCCAGGGTACAATCTTGCTGGAGAGGGATTTGATGTTGTGACCATGGAGCGAAAAGGATCTTACGTGATCAATATGGAGAAATGGGATTTAGGAAACGGCACTTGCAAATTGCACAAAAACAGTTAcatgaatgaaataaaacagaagCTACCAGCAGCAGTTGTAGACTGGAGGACTTTGCCAAAGTGTTCAATGAAAGTTGCCAGTCAGATCTTTGAATCAAGTGAAGCACTGGTCAATGAttcctcatcagcactctcGGTCGACTGGAAAGTTGGTTTAGATGTGAAGGTTGCTGGAGCTGCGGTCGGAAGCACTCATTCCAGGGAAGCGAAATTTGCACTGACAAAATCTAAAGAAGACAAATACAGTTTCACCAAACATGAAGTTACATGCAGTTTTTACAG ATATCGTATAGCTGAAAAGCCTCCCCTTAATACAGAGTTTCTTAAAGCAATCAAATCACTCCCTGCATCCTACAATCCAGACGCCTACCGCAACCTGATCACCACATATGGCACTCACTATATCAAAGATGTCAAGTTAGGGGGGCAAATGAAAGCCATAACAGCCTTCAAAACCTGTCAGGCAACAGTGAGTGGGCTTACAGACACTGCGGTAAAAGACTGTTTGGATGTAGAAGCCTCTGGTTCATACAACGTAGCAACTGTGAAGGTAGAGTCACATTTTTGTCAAGAACAGAAAAGGAAGATGGGGACAAATCAAAAGTTCAGCACCATGTTCAATGAGCGTCAGACAGAGATTATCGGAGGAAACATAAATGGAGAAGATCTTCTTTTTTCTGGTTCATCACACCCAAATTCTCTTAAGAACTGGCTTGAGTCTCTGAAGAGTCTCCCTGACATTGTGCACTACTCTCTGAAACCCCTCCATTTCTTACTGAATACTGAACACCCTGCCAGGAAAGGACTGAAGAGAGCTGTTGAAGAATACATAATTGAAAATGCCCTCATGAAGGTTTGCTCTGAGCCTTGCAAGATTGGCAGGAAGAGCAGTGCAAGAGACAGATGTGCTTGTGTTTGTGAAGGTAGTCAAATTATAAAGTCTAACTGTTGTCCAGCTGAAAAAGGACTTGCCACCTTGAAAGTCTACAGTCTGAGAGCTAAAGATCTGTATGGAGATGTAATTACTAAAACAGATGGTTATGTATTAGTTAAATATGGCACACAAGAAAAGCGCACTGAGACTATTGATGATAATAACGATCCAAGTTGGCCAGAAACATTTGAGTTTGGTCCTATTAAGATCAGCATGGCCGATAAACTAACTTTTGAAGTATATGATGCAGATAGTTACTGGAACAACGATCTCCTCGGTTCATGCTCTTTTGATCTTAGAAGTGGAGTTGTACATGACActtgtgtttttaaatatggTACCTTCTTTTTTACCTATGAAGTGAAATGTGCTCCCAGTCTACAAGGCCCAGAGTGTAATGAACACAAAGCTTCTCCAATGGCTGCTCATCTGGCTGACATTTTCAGCTCAAGAAATGGGGTTCTGGTTAAAGACATGCCCAGACTTGAATCAGCTCACAATTTCTCAATTAAATTCAAGAGTACTTATGGAAAATGGATAAAGCTGTAG